The Vulpes vulpes isolate BD-2025 chromosome 10, VulVul3, whole genome shotgun sequence genome has a window encoding:
- the VPREB3 gene encoding pre-B lymphocyte protein 3 has translation MGCSLSVFQPGLAQPDALLFFPGQVAQLSCMLSPRHATIGEYGVSWYQQRAGSAPRYLLYYRSEKDYHRSPDIPDRFSAATDAAHNACILTISPVQPEDDADYYCSVGYTS, from the coding sequence ATGGGTTGTTCTCTCTCAGTCTTTCAGCCAGGCTTGGCCCAGCCAGATGCACTGCTGTTCTTCCCAGGCCAAGTGGCCCAACTCTCCTGCATGCTCAGCCCTCGCCATGCCACCATCGGGGAGTACGGTGTGTCTTGGTATCAGCAACGGGCAGGCAGTGCCCCCCGCTACCTCCTCTACTACCGCTCAGAGAAGGACTACCATCGGTCCCCTGACATCCCTGACCGCTTCTCGGCAGCCACAGATGCTGCCCACAATGCCTGCATCCTGACCATCAGCCCCGTGCAGCCTGAAGACGACGCAGATTATTACTGTTCTGTGGGCTACACATCCTAA